A genomic window from Bubalus bubalis isolate 160015118507 breed Murrah chromosome 11, NDDB_SH_1, whole genome shotgun sequence includes:
- the LOC102392445 gene encoding olfactory receptor 4F15-like, with amino-acid sequence MDGVNDSVVSEFVLIGLSNSWEMHLFLFWFFFVFYLGIILGNLFIVFTVIIDSHLHSPMYFLLANLSLLDLGLSSTTMPKMISDLFTNCNIISFPKCMTQIFFIHIMGGVEMVLLIAMAFDRYTAICKPLHYLTIMSSKMCVSFVVVAWIVGIIHAVSQFVFVINLPFCGPNKIDNFYCDFPQVMKLACVDTYKLEFVIIANSGFISMATFFSLIISYIFILVTVWKRSSGDLSKAFFTLSAHITVVILFFMPCMFLYVWPFPTTSLDKYLFIVDFAITPILNPTIYTLRNKDMRIAMRRLGKQIVGSSGIS; translated from the coding sequence ATGGATGGAGTAAATGACTCTGTGGTATCTGAATTTGTACTAATCGGACTTTCAAATTCATGGGAaatgcatctttttcttttttggttcttctttgtgTTCTACTTGGGAATTATCCTGGGAAACCTCTTCATTGTGTTCACAGTAATTATTGACTCTCATTTACACTCCCCCATGTACTTCCTGTTGGCCAATCTCTCCCTCCTTGATCTAGGTCTTTCCTCTACCACGATGCCCAAAATGATCTCTGATCTTTTCACTAACTGCAACatcatttcttttccaaaatgtatGACACAGATATTTTTCATTCATATCATGGGTGGAGTTGAGATGGTGCTGCTCATAGCCATGGCATTTGACAGGTATACTGCAATCTGTAAGCCTCTCCACTACCTGACAATTATGAGCTCCAAAATGTGTGTTTCCTTTGTAGTGGTTGCCTGGATAGTGGGGATAATCCATGCTGTATCTCAGTTTGTTTTTGTCATAAACTTGCCTTTTTGTGGtcccaataaaatagacaattttTACTGTGACTTTCCTCAGGTCATGAAACTTGCTTGTGTAGACACTTACAAGCTAGAGTTTGTAATCATTGCTAATAGTGGGTTTATATCCATGGCTACCTTCTTCTCTTTAATTATatcctacattttcattttggtCACTGTCTGGAAACGTTCTTCAGGAGACTTATCTAAAGCATTTTTCACACTGTCAGCTCACATCACTgtagtaattttgttttttatgccATGTATGTTTCTCTATGTGTGGCCTTTCCCTACAACATCATTGGATaagtatttgtttattgttgACTTTGCCATCACCCCTATCTTGAATCCTACCATTTATACATTGAGAAACAAAGACATGAGAATTGCCATGAGGAGACTGGGCAAACAGATTGTAGGTTCCAGTGGGATCTCATAA
- the LOC102389782 gene encoding olfactory receptor 4F6-like has translation MDQVNGSVVTEFVLLGLTQSLGMQFLLFLFFSVLYLGIILGNVFIVVTVIFDSHLHTPMYVLLANLSLIDLALSSTTVPRMISDLFSDCQIISFRNCMLQMFFIHVTGGVEMMLLIAMAYDRYTAICKPLHYLTIMNPKMCMFLVVAAWIIGVTHAVSQFVFVINLPFCGPNNVGSFYCDFPRVIKLACIDTYKLEFVVTANSGFISMGTFFLLIISYIFILITVRRHSSKYLSKVFFTLSAHITVVLLFFLPCMFLYVWPFPTKSLDTFFAIVDFVVTPVLNPAIYTLRNRDMKVAMTRLSQHVLNSREVT, from the coding sequence ATGGACCAAGTAAATGGCTCTGTGGTAACTGAATTTGTGTTACTGGGACTTACACAATCCTTAGGGATGcagtttttactttttctcttcttctctgtaTTATATTTGGGGATTATCCTGGGAAACGTCTTCATTGTGGTCACAGTGATTTTTGATTCCCACTTACATACCCCCATGTATGTTCTATTGGCCAACCTGTCACTCATTGACCTAGCCCTTTCATCCACCACAGTTCCCAGGATGATCTCTGATCTTTTCAGTGACTGTCAAATCATTTCTTTCCGCAACTGCATGCTACAAATGTTCTTTATCCATGTCACAGGAGGAGTGGAGATGATGCTGCTCATAGCCATGGCATATGACAGGTACACAGCAATCTGCAAGCCTCTCCATTATCTAACTATTATGAATCCCAAAATGTGCATGTTTTTAGTAGTTGCTGCTTGGATAATTGGAGTGACTCATGCTGTGTCTCAGTTTGTCTTTGTCATAAATTTACCCTTCTGTGGACCTAATAATGTGGGGAGCTTTTATTGTGATTTTCCTCGGGTTATTAAACTTGCATGCATAGATACTTACAAACTAGAATTTGTAGTCACTGCCAACAGTGGCTTCATATCTATGGGCACCTTCTTTCTCTTAATTATATCATACATCTTCATTCTGATCACTGTCCGACgacattcttcaaaatatttatccAAAGTGTTCTTCACTCTGTCAGCTCACATCACTgtagtgcttttgtttttccttccatgCATGTTTCTCTATGTATGGCCTTTCCCTACAAAGTCACTGGATACATTTTTTGCCATTGTGGACTTTGTTGTCACCCCCGTCTTAAATCCTGCCATATATACTTTAAGGAACAGAGATATGAAGGTGGCAATGACAAGGCTAAGTCAACATGTTTTAAATTCTAGGGAAGTGACATGA